From Solanum lycopersicum chromosome 4, SLM_r2.1:
agcaataaaaaatttatgaattttaaaataatgacaataaaatagtaatagaGTGTGGCCTACACAAACCCTAGATACAACCTACTCCATTTGTAAACATATTTAACTTATCATATTGATGCACTAACAGATCTCAAATTATGCAATTTTTCTTGCATCTTTGCTTTACACATGTTCAATGGTGGGTAGCaaatttccttttatatatatatatatatatatatatatatatataaaataattaaagtacTTAAAAGTACACAACTCTTTGAAACAATATTATTAAGATTTACTTATTGATATAGTAAATAAATCATTCCACTATTTGGTGAGACTTAGAAAAAAGAGTTTCTCTATAAAAGAAACTAATACCAAATTTTGcctgtaatttatttttattttattattatcttatagaAAAGCTAGTAATATTGTGACAAGAATAATGAATTggaaatatcaataaattattatggagtccattaaaaaatagttgtttttaaagatttaaaaaatcaactttAATTGGAACAAAGACAAAAGTTTGATTAGATAGTTTATAATAATCAATTTAGTGAAATCCTTATTTTGTGTAtcgagaaaaaaatgaataatccTCTTTAAGAATTAATGAATTCTCTTCTCATCGTCGTTGAATCTATAGacaaattcatataaataaagATTGTATAGTTCATCTGTATTATCGAGAGCTTATGAATCACGTTTTAACTAtcgttgattttatattatattatttgctGAACGAAAGCATAGATAATTGgacaaatcaaagaaacaagGCAATCTTCAATAGATCAAAGCATTAACATGTGTTCCATTCATTTGAGACATACAAATATGGTTAGAATTTGTATTATTTTCCTcccattttttaattattattttacatatatatctttttacACTAATAAACCAAAATGCAATAATTGATATTGAGTAAAATTGAATGATGACTCTTTACCAACCAGTTACAAGAAAAATTAGATGTTATCactatttttttacatattaaaataataaccaCTTCGCATAAATTGTGTGCCATAAAATTTTGTGATATACATGACATTCAGCCAAAGAGATGTAGGTGAGTATTACAACTAAACTTATAAGGACATATTTTTCCTGGATGATCGAGTTATATTGTTTATCTTCTCCATTCAATTTAATCGTAAATACTCTGTATTTGAGAATGGTTAGAGTTAATAGTACTACGTGTCATAGAAACGAAATGAACATTGTTTCAAGTCGCATGACATAACAATGTAGTTTGTGAAAGAGAAACTCTTCGTAAGAAATCGTTATTCACATCGACTTTAATAGTTTTTtactattgttgtaagcaaataaataataaaatttattttatgaaaaaaattctcaagttgttttatatgtttattattgaaaaaaagtcatgattttatatttatgtataaaaaactTCACAATACACTtaaattgagaaagaaagagaTATAGATTCACGTGAGGAGTTAATAAAAAGAACTGTTTGTGGGCGAATTATCTTTAAAGTTTgtgtaatattattttggatGAATTTAAGTTAACAGGGATGACGGTTTAGAAAGATGGTAGTTATAGTTCGCTCATATATGGATGAACTGTCCGTTCTGGTGTATGCTTTTAGAGAGTATCCCTTTTGGTGTTTAGGATTTAAAAAGTATCAATTTTAATGTCGATCTCGCAAGAATACTATGCAAATCAACATTGTAAAAGCCGTCAAAATAGACTTGACCCATCAGTTCAGTCTAGGCTAGAAATGTTCACCTCACTCTAAACCCGAGGCTATTAAGTCCAAACCCAATCAACCCTCTGATGTCGCGAGGCTGGGCTCGTTTGGCCTTGATaccaataattttaaaaataatacaaattttaacataaaatttatttaaagctCTTATTTCATATTCAAGTATTTTTAGTGTTATTTATAGTActacattttaaattataattaaaaattaattaataagtaatAAAGGAGAGATTTGAAAGTAGAAAACAGACTCGTATTAATGTATCACAAATTAGTGATCTAAGAGTTCAAATGGGCCTCTTTCAGATATGGGCCCAAATAGAAAAATGAAGTGGGCTTGAAACTGACCCATAGTTTTAAAGGCCCAATAGACGCTTTCATCATTTAAAAACGAGTCCAACTTACAAACAAAGActgttgtttttctttctttttccattcGGTGTTTGATACATTATGAGCCGATCGAATTCAGATTCGCACCGGGAACATCGGCGTAGTTACATGGTTGTCAAGGTGTCTTCGTCAGAAAAAGTACCGCTATACAAGTTAAATGatacatgaaattaaataacatattttggacACCCTTCAACACAACAAGTTATCGTAGCTCAACTATTTTAGATGTTTGGTATGAGGTAGTGCTCACTCGTTCAAATCTCACCAATTCTACTTTTGGAAAGAGCTTTTGTAGTGCTATTTCTGAAAACTCTTTGTGAAATTTTTCAACCCGTCACTGCCCGACATTGTGGGGTAAAATAGCCTTTAACAAAGTCGACTCGGTACTCACAAAGACTCGAACCCGAGAGCtctagttaaaaaataaaataatacttatcaCTTCATCAcaataattattgattaataTAAGACAATTATCTCTAGTTAATAATGAAAGAATACCTATCACTCCAGTACCACAATTATCGAGATTAATGTAAGACAGTTGGAAGAGAaggaaaaggtaaaatgaaaatTGTCTGGTTGGAGTTGAGGCaagataaataaattcatttcaACTTAATActtaaaaacaatataaaataatgtacaatattcaaataatattgtcatatatctaacaaaaaaaaattaatttgaactaACGCTATTGATTTCGAGTAAATCcaattttatcctttatttacATATTCTGTAACTtttaaacacatttttttaaaaaatatttttttttattaaaatccaATTTACAAAGGcctaaatatttattatgaaccttcgagaaaattttatttggtcCAAGGTCTTATTTACAAATGATGACCTAAAtgtattttattcataaaatatataatactaaaatatatttattaaacatagatggtaaaatatcaaaaacttaatatatattcatgatCATCTGTTTGGTCTATTAACGAATTTTGCACAGTTCTTTACCTAAATTGATTCCATCTTAGAGGtatctatattaattatattatagcACCGTTACTTGATCAATTTCTTCGATTAATAAATcacattattaaattttatttaatatctcaaaaatttatcgatttattgaaattaattaaataaaatttaatagctCAAAGATTTAttgaaactaattaaataattactgGTGATCCAATTTATTATACATATTGGCTAAAGGTTGAGTCTATGATACAAGTTGCTTTGCAATTGCTATTTAATTGTTGAAATATATTGAAACAAATTTGAATCTTGTTTGAAGGAATACACGAAATAATCATGAGATTAAATTGTAGCGACACTTAATTTGTTGTTTGGTTGGCATGTTCGGAATGACTTATCTTGGAATTAATAATTAGTACTAGGATAAGTTATCTCTCCGCTTAGATGGTAAAGTAATCCAGGACAATTTATCTCggaataaaataagtaaatgacAAAGATAccctttaaaattctttttatacatcacttttcacattcattaaggtacttttgtataaaaataaattatttttaaaatttatgcaaAGCCTATTATTTTGAATACAACGAAACacactcaataaaaaatattctcaaCATAACTTATCTCATCATAATTAATCCTATCATAACTTGAATTTAAACCAAACAATTCCTAAAAGTATACTATAATTGTACTGATGGTAACTTGATCTATTTTATAACCTACATGCATGCTTCATCTTCTCATGCACATTGgatgatgataaatatatttcacGTTTTCTATTTGTATATACAGTATATTCATCTCAATTTTGTCACCAAAAACATTAGCACTAAATTGAATTATGAACGACTAAATATTGAGCTCGTGCTTGCACAAGTTTATACTATCTAATTTATACTATCtagtaataattaaattatcgtTGCAACATATATATCAATGACAATGTTGATTTTgagaattttcataaatttttaatcttTGCCACTAGGTAACTCAAgttgaagataaaaaaaatagtaatataattaatattatggCTTACTATATTAGACAATTTGAGATGTGAAAGGGcaaatctaattaattattatatcactagagaaaaagaatatttgtactaaactaattaattaattattaggtcaATTGTGCATGTCTTCGCCATGTCTACTCTCATATCTATCtctaattgtttttaaaatttttgaatattcttGACAACCTTAACTCACCCATTGTTTCATTAACCACCAACCAAATTATGatacaacaattaatataaatatctaacattttcaatttttcatttcttcAGAAAAAAGCTTATCTCCATTATTTATACATCTAAtaatactttaacaatatatgaatatatatcctcaatatatatatatgtatatatatatatatatatatatatatatatatatatatatatatatatatatatatatatatatatgtaagtaaGGTAATTAACAAGAAAGCTAAAGAAACAAGATAATGAcacaattatatcaaattagtctacttaatgataaatttaggaatataatataattttttttttacttacaaTTAAAACGAATGTTGTATTCGAAAAttaacaattcaatataaaaacaaacGCCAATTCAAACAACTTTGTTAGCAGCCTATATTATATTACAAAGAAATTAACTTATAATGAGGTAAGTCTATGTCAACATTTGAATAGTGAGACAATAATGAAGATTCGAATGTTTCTTATATTAtatgagaaaaattataatttgtatgtccttcatattataaatttgaaaaagttgaaataatTTAGAGagagccaaaaaaaaaaaaaagaaagaagaaaaatgggtTGTTTAGCAATTGTGAATCTCTTGTTAAGACTTGTTTCATTTGTTTCTTTAGCAACTTGTGTCACAATTCTTAcaacttcttcttctaatatgTCTGTTGCTTCAATATTTCATGGTGAAGTTGAAGTCAAGTATCATTTTACTGATTTCTATGCTTATCGGTAAGCGTTTCATCTTTTAACTTCTTGCGAGTCTCGGAGTAACAATAGAGTTGTCTCTGATCTGTGTTATCCATATGTCATAGACCGATCATTAGTTTGAGTCGTAAAATTAGTCAGTCATATTCATCATTTCTGTAATTGAATCTTTCATTTATAGGGTAGTGTTAGAGTTATGTACGATAAAGTTATTTTCAAGAAATCAACTTATTATAGGCTATAAGTCATAAATTCGGATCGTAAAATCAACTGTTGATATTTGTGTCAAGATAGCTTGCTAGGTTGCTTGCATTAATACTTGATCTTGGGTGTAATCCTTTTCCAATCATGCGTGTCGATGCAGTGGCagatataacattttaattcaGGGCATTGAAgatataaaaaagtaattacACAAAAAGTCAAAGGGAACTCAACatctaatatacatatatatcaaaaaaattatttgaatcttATATATACATTGTAATTTTTTGTCAAAAGGACTGGCTCCACCTCTAACCGGATGTTTTGTGCACAGGAAGTCTTCCTATGattgcatatttttatttaggttAGATATAAAACAACGATAAAATTAAGATTTTACTGTGACCTATAAATCATAGATTTAAATCGTGAAATGATCAACTATTAATACTTGCTTAGCTCTAGCCTATTGTTATGTTGATTTGCAAGAAACTTGTAATCCTCTATATCAAGTCtgatataataattcaaaaatttattaaattaatgatataaaaattatgtatatttagtGTATATAGTATATCATTTAAATCTtggaataatattatttttttatatttgatgttATAAATGATGATTTGACAGTTACATGCTTGCTTGTTCTGGTACTGGATTTATATATTCCCTTATACAAACTGCAATTGCAATAATCCAAGCCAAGACTGGAGATTGTATAAGTGATAAACTCACTCACTTTGATGTATATGCTGACAAGGTACATCCCATTTTCCTCATAATTGCTTTAATACTctctcaattttaattttatatgacaCAGTTTGATCCAACATATCGAGTTTAAAAGAACTAAATTAAGATTTTTGAACTTTATAA
This genomic window contains:
- the LOC104646699 gene encoding CASP-like protein 4D1 isoform X1, yielding MGCLAIVNLLLRLVSFVSLATCVTILTTSSSNMSVASIFHGEVEVKYHFTDFYAYRYMLACSGTGFIYSLIQTAIAIIQAKTGDCISDKLTHFDVYADKIMSMIVGTGAAAGFGLTVDLSRLPNHAMVTVDFLNKENAAASFCLAGFVCNMISSFISFKLFKDDYMYDC
- the LOC104646699 gene encoding CASP-like protein 4D1 isoform X2, producing the protein MGCLAIVNLLLRLVSFVSLATCVTILTTSSSNMSVASIFHGEVEVKYHFTDFYAYRYMLACSGTGFIYSLIQTAIAIIQAKTGDCISDKLTHFDVYADKQQDLD